The Streptomyces bacillaris sequence CCGGGCGTGACCCTGCGGGTCTTCGATGTCCAGGTGCCCCTGGACGAGTTGTGCGACATCAAGGCGGGCCAGACGCCCAACGTCGACAAGCTGATGCCGCGGATCGACTGGAACGCGCCGGAGGACTTCGGCTTCGAGGACCGGTTCGTCTCCCAGGTGACCGCCAACATCCATGTGCCCGAGGACGGTTCGTACACGTTCCGGCTCACCAGCGACGACGGGTCACGGCTGCTGATCGACGATCAGCTGGTCATCGACCACGACGGGTTGCACGGCGCCGAGCCGGAGGACGGTACGGTCACCCTCGCGGCGGGCCACCACGCCCTGCGCATCGACCACTTCGACCGCACCGGCGGCCAGCAGGTCACGCTGGCCTGGCAGCCGCCGGGGGTCGGCGGGTTCACCGTCGTACCGGACTCCGTGCTGACGACCGACGCCGATGTCGTACGGGTGACGGCTCCGGGCCGCAAGGAGTGCGAGGGCGCGCTCGACTCCCCCGGCGACGGGCTGCCGCTCAACGATGTCCACCCGGACTACGCGCTCACCGATCTGCGCCCCGAGGGGTTCGAGCCGCAGGTCTCCGCCATGGACTGGCTGCCGGACGGGCGACTCGCGGTGGCCACGTGGGGCGGCACGGACAACGAGACCGGTGAGGTCTATCTCCTCGACGGCGTGCGGGGCGAGACCGGCCCGGACCGGGTGGAGGCGAAGAAGGTGGCCGAGGGGCTCAAGGAGCCCATGGGCATCAAGGCCGTCGACGGGAAGCTCTACGTCTCGCAGAAGCACGAACTCACCGAGCTGACCGACACCGACGGCGACGACGTCACCGACGAGCGGCGGACCGTGGCCACCTGGCCGTACGGCGGCAACTTCCACGAGTTCGCCTTCGGCCTGCTCTACCGGGACGGCCACTTCTACCTCAACCTCTCCGTGGCGATCGACCTCGGCGGCGCGACGGCGGACCCGCAGCCCGCCGAGAACCGCGGCACCACCATCAAGGTGAACAAGGAGACGGGCGAGGTCAGTTACCTCGCCGGAGGCCTGCGGACTCCCAACGGCATCGGCTGGGGCCCGGAGAACGACCTCTTCGTCCTGGACAACCAGGGCGGCTGGCTGCCCTCCTCCAAGCTGGTCCACATCAAGCAGGACCGCTTCTTCAACCACTACACCAACCCGTCCGGCCCCTTCGACGCGAAGCCCGTCACCAAACCGGTGCTCTGGCTCCCGCAGAACGAGATAGCCAACTCGCCCTCCACACCTCTCCAGTTGACCGAGGGCCGGTTCGCCGGGCAGCTGCTCTTCGGGGACGTGACGTACGGCGGTATCCAGCGCGCCTACCTGGAGAAGGTCCACGGCGAGTACCAGGGCGCGGTCTTCCGCTTCACCCAGGGCCTGGAGGCGGGCGTCAACCGGATCAGCACGGGCCCGGACGGCGCGATCTACGCGGGCGGGCTCGGCGCGGGCGGCAACTGGGGCCAGGAGGGCAAGCTGACGTACGGGCTCCAGAAGCTCACCCCCAGCGGCGGCAAGGCGTTCGACATCCTGGCGATGCGGGCGAAGCCCGGCGGCTTCGAGCTGGAGTACACCGAGCCGCTCTCGGAGGAGACGGCGGCGAACCTGGCCCAGAGTTACCAGGTCGAGCAGTGGACCTACGCGCCCACCCCGGCCTACGGCGGCCCCAAGATCGACGAGGAAACCCTCCGGGTCGGCTCGGCCACGCTCTCCGAGGACCGCAGGAAGGTCACGCTCGCCCTTCCCGGCCTCAAGCCGAACCGCGTCGTCCACGTCCGCTCCCCGCGCCCCTTCTCCTCCGCGAGCGGCACGGAGCTGTGGTCCACGGAAGCCTGGTACACGCTCAACTCCCTCCCGGGAGACCAGCCTCCGCCCACCCTGTACGAGGCGGAGGAGGCCACCCTCACCGGCGGCGCGGGCGTCGACACCGAGCACGCGGGCTACTCGGGCGGCGGCTTCGTCGACAACTTCGGCAACCAGGGCGCGGCGGTCACCTTCGACGTGACGGCGGAGAAGGCGGGGACGTACGACGTCGGCCTGCGCTACTCCAACGGCCCGCACCCGGCCCCCGGCACCAAGACCATCAGCGTCCACGTCAACGGCACGAAGGTCCGGCAGACGAGCCTCGGCTCCACCACCGACTGGAAGACCTGGGCGACGAAGAACGAGCAACTTCAGCTGCGCGAGGGCCGCAACACCATCACGTACTCCTACGACAGCGGCGACACCGGCCATGTGAACCTCGACATGATCGCCGTCCACCCCCAGGGCGCCCGCATCCAGCTCTTCGACGGCACCGACCAGGCCAACTGGCAGCACCCGGACGGCCGGTCGCCCCAATGGCCGGTGAGCAACGGGGAGATGGAGATCAAGGACGGCGACCTGCGCACCAAGCAGGGGTTCGCGGACTTCCGCGTCCACGTGGAGTTCTGGCTGCCGAACCTCCCGCCGGACGTCACCGGCCAGGACCGCGCCAACAGCGGTGTCTACCTCCAGGAGCGGTACGAGGTGCAGATCCTGGACTCGTACGGTGACGACACCCTGGCCGACAACGAGGCCGGATCGATCTACACGAAGAAGGCCCCGGACGTGAACGCGGCCACCCCGCCCGAGACCTGGCAGACCTATGACATCACCTTCCGCGCCGCCCGCTTCGACGCGGCGGGCAACAAGACGGAGGACGCCAGGATCAGCGTCGTCTGGAACGGCGTCACCGTCCACGACGACGTGGCGGTCGACGGCCCGACCGGCGGCGGAGCGGCCGAGGCGGCGACGGCGGGGGCCATCAGGCTCCAGGACCACGGCAGCAAGATCCGCTACCGGAACGTGTGGGTGGAGCCGCTGACGTAAGGGCGTAGGACGTAGGGCGTAAGCGCACAAGAACCTCGGACCTGTACAGGAGGGCGGTGGCCACGGGCCGCCGCCCTCCTCTCTCTCCGGTCTCGCTCGGGACACATGATGGGAGAAACGCCGCCGCGCACGCCCCGGATCTGCTGGGATGGGTCGTGGCGGGAGCATGAGCAGTGAGCACGGGGGCGCAGGTGGGGTTGGAGTTCGGGCAGAGCCTTGGGCTGCGCCGTGCCGTGCGGGGGCTGCCGCTCTCCCCGCTCGTTCCCGGTTACGGTCACCTCGTCGCCCGGCAACAGGCCCTGGGGTTACGGCACATCGGTGACGCGCTCGTGGAGCGCGGGCGGGTGCTGCGGGTGCTCGACGGGGTCTTCGAGGAGCGGGCGGCCCGTCGCTGGCAGCACATCGGGGCCGGGCGGATCCAGGAGATCGCCGTCGTACGGGGTGTGGCGTACGGGCCGCTCCTCACCCAGCTGGAGGCAGTCCAGCTCCAGGACCCCGCCGCGCTGCGCCGCATCCTCCTGTACCAGCTCACCGGACTCCTCCAGGCACACCCGCAGGGCTCCGAGCCCGGGACCGCCGTCGCGCTGGGGGTCTGCCCCCGGGAGGCGCGCGCCCTCGTCCGCGCGGCCGCCGGGCGGCCCCGGCTGGACGGGCAACAGCGGGAAGCAGCCGAGGGGTTGGAGGACGCCTGGAGCAGCGGCAAGGTGCGGCGGGCCGCCCGGCTGGCGGCCCGGTTACCGGCGGACGGCGGGGGCGACGCGGCGCTGCGCGGGCGGTTGTCGGACATCGCCCTACGGGCGAAGGAGGCCGACCGGGCGCTCGACGCGGGGCGGAAGGCCGAGCGGTCGGGTGACGTACGCGCGGCGCAGGCCGGATTCCTCAGGGCCGCCCGGCTGGCCGCCGACTGCCCCCGCGCCGTGCTCGCCCTGGTACGGGTGCGCCGGGCGGAGGACGGGAGTGCGGGCCCCGCCGATGCGCTGGCGGTCCGCCCGGCCGCCGAGGCCGTGTCGCTCTCCGCCGCCCTCCCAGCCGCCGACGGGGCACCCGCCCGGCGGGTCCTCCGGCTGACCCGGGTGCCGGACGGCCCGACCGGGATCACCGAGATCGAGCACGCCTCCCCGGCGGGCGGCTGGGTGGACCGGCATCCGCCGTTCGGCCAGGAGGTCCGCTATGCCGCGTTCCCGCTGCGGGACGGCCGGATCGACGGGCCGCCCGTGGTCTCCGACGTGCTGCTCGTGGCCGCGGACGTCTCCGGGCTGCGTTCCACCACCGGCCGGGGCCGGATCGACGCCACCTGGACCGAGCCGTCGGGTGCGCTGGACGTGCGGGTCCGGCTGTACGGCCCGGACGGGCCGGTGGTGGACGGCGTCTCGGTGCGTACGGGGGCGCTCACCGCGACCGGGCTCGCCGTCGGCGCCCATGTGGTGCGCGTCCACTGCCGCTACCGGTCACCGGACGGGTCCGTCGTCGAGTCGCCGGGCATGGAGCATCACGTCGTCGTCGACCCCTGGCCCGCGCCCGTGGACCGGCTCGACGCGACGGTCGTACAGGGGGCCGTGCGGTTCGCCTGGAGCGGTGGCCGGGACGCGGACGTACGGCTGGTCTCCTGGCCCGCCGACCCGCCGGAACCCGGGGCGGAGCTGACGTACGACCCGGCGCGGCCCTGGCCCGCCCCACTGCCCTGGGAGGCCGCGGCGGGCGGCGGTCTGGTGCCGCCTCCGGGCTCGGTCACCCGGGTGTCCGCCCTGGCCGTGCTCGGCCCACGCGCGGTGGCGGGGCCGGGGCTGGTCGTGGAGTGCCCGCCGCCGGTGGCCGGGGCGCGGGTGGAGCGGGTGGCCGGGGGCCGGGCCCGCGTCACGTTCGACTGGCCGGCCGAGGCCGGCGAGGTGGCGGCCACCGTGGAGCAGGACGGCGGGAGCACCGTGCGCCGGGTGACCCGCAGCACCTACGTCCGGGAGGGGCTGTACGTGGACGTGGCGCCGTCCGCGTTCTCCCTCACCCTCTCCGCCGCGCCCCGCACGCCGGACGCGGTGGTCGTCCCTCCGCCCGGCGGCGGGACCCGGGTGCCGCCGGAGATCACCGTCAGCTACCGCATCGTCCCCGGCCCCCGCCGGGCGCTGCGCCGGGGTCCCGCGCTGCTGCGGGTCACCCTCTCCTGCCCGGGTGAAGTGCCGCCCGGTCTGCCGGAGTTCGTGCTCGTGGTCCGTACCGAGAAGGGCCGTACGGAGAAGGGCCGCGCACCGATCCGGCCGCGCACCCCCACGGACGGGACGGCCCTGCTCCGGCTGGACGGCGGCAGGTTGCGCCCCGGCAGCCCGGTCGAGCTGCCCCTGCCGTCCGGCCTCCGGCCCCCGTACGCCCTGCGCGGATTCCTCCTCGGCGAAGGGGCCGCCGACGTACGCCTCGACGAACCCTCTCCCACGGACCTGGTGGTGCGCTGACATGACGACCGTCATCTGCCCCTACTGCTTCGACCGCGCACCCGCCGCGCGACTGCCCTACCGCTGTCTGATGACGCCGAACGGCGTGCGCGGCGGCACCCCGTGCGATGCCGAACCCGACGACGTATGGGCGGACTTCATGGGTCCGGGCCTGCCGCCGTCGCAGCGGCTGCGCGGCCCGGTCTTCCCCGCGCCCCGGACGCTGGCGGCCCTCCGCGGCACCTCCGCCCGGCAGCCGTGCCCCCGGTGCGGGGTGGCCACCGCAGTGCGGGTCTGCCGGGGCTGCCACAACGACTTCCCCGGTGAGTACTGCGACCAGGACAGCCGCATCATCGCCCTGGTCGGCGCCAAGGCCTCCGGGAAGAGCACCTATGTGTCCGTGCTCGTCAACGAACTGCGGGGCCGGGTGGGCCGGGAGTTCACCATCTCGCTGCCCGCGATGGGGGCCGAGACCCAGCGCCGGGACCGGGAGATGGAGGAGGACCTCTACGAGCGGCTGCGCCTCCCGGACACCACGCGTCCGGCGGCGCTGGGCTTCAACGACCCGCTGCTCTACCGGCTGAGCGTGCCGCGCCGGGGGCGGTACGCCAGGGGAAGCAGACACACCACCCTGGTCTTCTTCGACGCGGCGGGCGAGGACCTCAAGAGCGCGGAGGCGATGGCCCGTTACACCCAGTACCTGGCGGCGGCCGACGGGATCATCCTGCTCGTCGACCCGCTCCAGCTCGGTTCGGTGCGCGACCGCACCGGGTCCGCCGACGGGCCGCCGCTGCCCGCGGTCGAGACCTCGCCGCAGCAGATCGCCTCCGATCTCGCCGTCCAACTCCGTTCCCACGGACGGAGCGTGTCGCGGGGCCGGGTCACTACCCCGATGGCCGTCGCCGTGACGAAGACGGACGCGCTGAGGCCGCTGCTGGGCGCGCACTCACCGCTGCTGCACAACGCGCCCCACACCGGCGGCAAGCACGATGACGACGACCGGCTGGCCGTGCACGAGGAGTTGCGCTCCCTGCTGAGCGACTGGGACTCCGGGGTGCTCTGCCGCCAGCTGGAGAACGACTTCGCCGAGCTGTCGTACTTCGGCCTCTCCGCCCTCGGCTCCCCGCCGCCCGCCGACGCACCGGCCGACGCCCCGAAGTCGGGCCCGCAGCCGGTCCGGGTGGAGGACCCGCTGCTCTGGCTGCTGGGACGGCGCGGGCTGATCCCGGTCCGCAAGGGCCGCAAGGGCCGCGAGGAGGACCGCCTCGGCGACCGCCGGGAGAGCCGGGACCTCACGGGGAAGGCCGACGCATGAGCCTGGGACAGCTGCACTACACCTCGGCGCCGCCCGGCCCGGACGGCTCGGGGTTCCGCTTCACCGCGCTCACCCCCGGGCTGCCGCAGTCGGTGCTCCGGGAGGCCGAGCAGCTCATCGGCTACGAGCCGCCCCGGAACGCGCCCGCACGCCCGTCGGCGGATGAACTCGACGCGTTCCCCCGGGCGTTCAGCTACAGCGAGCTGTCCGACGGCAGCCGGCTGCTGGCCCGTACGGTCTACACGGGCGCCGACTACAGCGGCCGCTGGGGCAACTTCCACGCCCACGCCGTGCACCTGGCCCCGGGGCAGCAACTCCCGGACGGCGCCCTGCCCGTCAGCGCCTGGGAGTCCCCCGGCTGGGCCACGGCCACCCCCGAGGGCGGCACGCCGCCGCCCCTGTCCGTGCTGCCGCCCTCCAGCGGGCTGGACCGGGACGGCCTGATCGCCTTCGCCGCGTCCAGGGCGCCCTGGCTGGCCGCCGTTTTCACCGACCTCCAGCGCCAGGCCGAGGACGAGACCGCGCCGCAGATCGTCCTCGTGGAGCGGGACAGCGCCGATGTGGCCCGGTGGGTGGTCCTGGCGAGCACGGTGCTGCCGCGCCGGGCCGTCCACCGGCTGACGTTCACCACCTACACCCGGCGCCCGCACCTCGCCGGGCAGCGGATCATCGGCGTCCTGCCGGACGACGCCCACGGCCTGGCCGGCTCCGGGCGCCGCCACCGGGTCCACGACTGCACCGTCCCGCCCTCCCCCGACAGCCCGGAGCCGACGCCGTGGGCGGTGGCCGCCGCCCGGATCTGGTCGGCCGGTGCCCTCGAACTCTTCCAGTACGCCGACCGGCTCCCGGGCGACCCGTTCACGCCGGGCCCCCTCTCGGCGCTCGCCCTGTGCGCCGGGATCGACCTGCCGTCCCCGCACCGGACGGCAGCGGCTCGCTGGGCGTGCGAGCATCCCTCGGAGCTGAGCCAGGAGGAGCTGGAGGGGCTGGTCCAGACCCTGGCGGAGCCCGGATACACCCCGGCGGAGCCCCGGCACACGCCGGTGGAGCCTTGGCACACGCCAACGGAGCCCGGGCAGACATCGGCGGGGCCTGGGCACACGCCGACGGAACCCTGGCCGACATCGGCGGGGCCTGGGCACACCCCGACGGAACCCTGGCCGACACCAACAGCGCCCCAGCCGGACGTAGCACCCGTACCGGCGTCCACCCCACCCGCCGAGACCGCCGCCCTGGCCGAGCTGTTCGCCCGGGTCGGTGCCGGTCTGCGGCCGGAGATCGCCGCCCCGCTGGCCGCCCGGCTCTTCACGGCCGCCGTCCGCTCGGCCGAGCCGGTCCGCCCGCCGGACCGTGGGGCCCTGACCGACGAGGTGGCCCGGCGGCTGGCAGCCGAGCTGGGCCCGGAGCTGCGGGCCGGGATCGCGGACGCGGCGGGCGGCACCGGGCGTCCGCTCCGGCTGCTGCGGGTGGCCGGTTCCCTCGGTGTGGACTACGCCGATCTCGTGCCCTCGCTCGCCCACCGGCTGGCGTCCGCGCTGCTGGCCGATCCGTCCGCGTACGGAGGTGAGCTGGACGGGACACTCGCGGACCGGCCCGACCTGCGCTCCGCCCTGCTGCGGGAGCTGGACACGGCGGCCGGGGCGGCTCCGGCCTCCGTCACCGTGCTGCTGGAGCGCGCCCCGCTGGAGCTGGAGAGCCGGGAGGCCCTGCCGTATCTGCGGATGTGCGGCTGGATCGCCCGCTCCCCGTCCGGTGGCGGGGACGGCACCGGTGCCCGGGACCGGACCGGGGAGCTGCGGGCCGTCCTGGGAGCGGCGGGGGTCTCCGTCGTGGCCCATCCGCCGCTGCTGCGGATCGCCTTCCGCCTGGTGTGGGGGGCGGCCACGCCGACGCCGGAGGAGGCCCGGTACGTCCTCGCCGAGCAGGGCGCCGACCTCCACCGTACGGCGGAGACCTGGCCCTTCCTGGTCACGGCGGCGCTCAACGGCCTCCCGGGGGACCCGCATACGGACGAGCTGGCCCACGAACTCCTCACCGCGTTCCCCGACCGGCTCCCGCCCCGCGACCGGGCGGCGCTCCTGCTGCTGGAGTTCGCCCGCGACCTGCGGGCGGGTGGCGCGGAGCCCGGCTGGGTGGACCGGGTCCTCGGGCTCCGGAGGGCCGCCGAACCGGTGAACCCCCCGGTGCTGGAGCACGTCTTCGGCCGCCTGGCCCGGCAGTTGCTGCACGACCCCGGCCCGGGCCGCGAGCTGGACGACCTGATCCGCGGCAACGACGCCGACCTCTGCGCGGCCTACGAGCAGGTCGCCCGCGAGGACTCCGTACGCGACCGGCTCCTGCGCGACCCTCACTACCTGGCGGCCCGCTTCGTCGACTGGAACGCCCACCCGCAGGCGGGCGGCGCGTGGGGCAAGGTCCGGGGCCCGCTGCTGGACGGGGTCCTCCGACCGGCCGCACGGGCGCTGGGCGCCCAGGAGTTGGCTGCTGTGGAGGCGGCTCTCACCGAGCGCGGCAGCCGGTACGCGGACGACTTCCGCGCCTGGAACCGCCCCGGCGCCCTGAGCCGCCTCGGCCTCCGCTTCGGCAGCCGCGACAGCCGGACGCCGGGCCGCCGTCGCGGCGGTGACTCCTGATGGGCGGGCTGATCTCGGCGGCGCTCTGGCTGACCGTGGCCGTCTGGGCGGGGGTGTGTCTGTTCCGGGCGTTCTGGGAGTTCCTCGCCCTGGCCCTGCGCGCCTCCGCCCAGGGCATCGGCCCTCGGACCACCGGCACCCCCGACCCCCGTATCCCGCCCGTCGGGGCCGAGCCCGCGCGGCGCGCGTACTGGTCGGAGCTGCTGTGGGTGGACGCGTACACCTCCACCCGGACAGCCGCGTCGGCCGTCCGGCACCGGCTGCTGGGCCGGTGGATGGCGGTCACCGCCCGGCGCATGTTCACCGGCCGCCAGCCCTCCACCGGCTACCGTTTCGACCACTGGATCGCCCGCTCCGTCGTCCGGCTGCTGGCCCCGGGCACCGCGCTCGGTGCCATCACGGGGGCGCTCCTGGCGTCGGCGGTCATGGTGCTGGTCCACCTCGTGATGTGGCTGCTGGCGGGCCTGGTGTGGCTGGCGGCGGTGGCCGGGGTCGCCGTGCTGCGCGGGGCGGACCGGGGCGTGGCGCTGGTGCGGGGAGTCCGGATGAAGTGCCCCTACCCGGGGTGCTACCGGCCCTTCCCGCTCGCCGTGCACCGCTGCCCGGGGTGCCGCACGGCCCACCGGGAGCTGCGGCCGGGGAGGTTCGGCGCGCTGTGGCACCTCTGCTCGTGCGGGCGGCGGCTCACGGCCGTCTCCCTGTTCGGGCGCGACCGGCTCCCCGTCGAGTGCCCGCACTGCGACCGGTCGCTCCCGTCCGGGATCGGACGGCTGCGCACGGTGCACATCCCGGTGGTCGGCGGGACGTCGTCGGGCAAGACGATGCTGATGGCGGCCGCGGTCGCCGGGCTGCACGCGAGCGCCGGGCGGAGCGCGCTGAAGGTCGAGTTCGCGACGGCCGACGACCGGCGGGACGTGGTGGACCTCGACGGGCAGCTCAAGCAGTCCGGTCGGGTCCGCAAGACGCAGGGCGGCCAGCCCCGGGCGCTGATGCTGCGGATCAGCCACCGCCGCGGCCGTCGGCTCCTCTATCTCTACGACCCGATGGGCGAGTCCCTGTACGACGTGGACTCCACCCGCCGCCAGGAGTATCTGGCCCACGCCGACGGGGTGATCCTGGTCGTCGACGTGCTGGCCGACCCCCGGGTGCGCCGGTCCTTCTCGGCGGACGAGGAGGCGCTGGCGCGCGGGGCCAACCCGTCGGAGCCGGGACCCTGGGAGACGTACCAGACGTTCACCGGCGAGCTTCCGGGGCTGACCGGCCGGCGTCGGGGCACCCGGCTGCCGCTGGCGGTGGTGGTCACCAAGCGGGATGTGCTGGACCGGATCGATCGGCTGCGCGTCCCGGCCACGGGCATCGGTCCGTGGCTGGCCACGATCGGTCTGGACCGGCTGGTACGGGACCTGGGGCACCGCTTCCGCACCCGCCGGTACTGGGCGCTCAGCGCCTACGCGGCCACCGGGACGGGCCCTCTGGTGAGCGAGCAACAGCGGGCGGCGGAGGCGGTGTTGTGGATTCTCGCCCGCACGGGCCTACGGGTCGGCAAGCTGCTCCCCGAGGAGTCCGAGAGCCTCAAGGCGCCCCCTCGGGCTCCGCGGTCGGCCCGCCGTCCCCGTCCCCGTCCGTACCGGGCCCGCGCGAGGCGCCCGTACAAGATCGTTCAACCCCATGACGGAGCCCGACGTGATCGTTAAGGTCGGTCACGTACGAGAAGAGAGAGACGGTCCACGGCTATGCCGGTCGTTACACCGAACATCACGCGGGGGCGTCGGCTGCTCCTCACCCTGTTCGTCGTCGCCGCCGTCCTCGTCCTCGCCGGGCTCCTGGCCCGGGGGCTGGCGTTCGCCGTCAGCCTGCTGCCCGACTGGCCCGGCGAGTGACGGCGGCACCCACCCCAGCACGTCCCCCGCGGGGCGACGCACACACCATGACAAGGAGGGCTTCGAGTGAGTGACATTCCCGGCGGTCCCATGGCGAACCGGCCGGTCCACTTCATCTGGCTGCTGGACTGCTCCTACTCCATGCAGGGCGAGAAGATCGGACAGCTCAACTACGCGATCCGGGAGGCGGTTCCCGAGATGCGGTCGGTGGCCCACGACAACCCGGCGGCCCAACTCCTGCTGCGGACGCTGACGTTCTCCACCGAGGCGCGGTGGCACCACAAGGATCCGGTGCCGGTGGACGACTTCACCTGGCAGGACGTCCAGGTCGACGGCATGACCAACCTGGGCGAGGCGCTGGAGATGGTCTCCCGGGAGCTGCAGACGCCCCCGATGCCGCAGCGCGCGCTCAAGCCGGTGCTGGCCCTGGTCTCCGACGGGGTGCCGACGGACGACTGGAAGTCGGGGCTGCGGGCGCTGGACGCCACCCCCTGGGGCAAGAAGGCCGTGCGGGTGGCCATCGCGATCGGGGCGGACGCGGACCGCAGCGTGCTCCAGGAGTTCCTGGGCAACCCCGAGCTCCAGCCGCTGGACGCCAACAGCCCCAAGCA is a genomic window containing:
- a CDS encoding family 16 glycoside hydrolase, whose protein sequence is MHPRPFHRLRRRAPLGRQPLRRHLTGLLAASFLVGAFTAVPATAAPAADELPPQEPGVTLRVFDVQVPLDELCDIKAGQTPNVDKLMPRIDWNAPEDFGFEDRFVSQVTANIHVPEDGSYTFRLTSDDGSRLLIDDQLVIDHDGLHGAEPEDGTVTLAAGHHALRIDHFDRTGGQQVTLAWQPPGVGGFTVVPDSVLTTDADVVRVTAPGRKECEGALDSPGDGLPLNDVHPDYALTDLRPEGFEPQVSAMDWLPDGRLAVATWGGTDNETGEVYLLDGVRGETGPDRVEAKKVAEGLKEPMGIKAVDGKLYVSQKHELTELTDTDGDDVTDERRTVATWPYGGNFHEFAFGLLYRDGHFYLNLSVAIDLGGATADPQPAENRGTTIKVNKETGEVSYLAGGLRTPNGIGWGPENDLFVLDNQGGWLPSSKLVHIKQDRFFNHYTNPSGPFDAKPVTKPVLWLPQNEIANSPSTPLQLTEGRFAGQLLFGDVTYGGIQRAYLEKVHGEYQGAVFRFTQGLEAGVNRISTGPDGAIYAGGLGAGGNWGQEGKLTYGLQKLTPSGGKAFDILAMRAKPGGFELEYTEPLSEETAANLAQSYQVEQWTYAPTPAYGGPKIDEETLRVGSATLSEDRRKVTLALPGLKPNRVVHVRSPRPFSSASGTELWSTEAWYTLNSLPGDQPPPTLYEAEEATLTGGAGVDTEHAGYSGGGFVDNFGNQGAAVTFDVTAEKAGTYDVGLRYSNGPHPAPGTKTISVHVNGTKVRQTSLGSTTDWKTWATKNEQLQLREGRNTITYSYDSGDTGHVNLDMIAVHPQGARIQLFDGTDQANWQHPDGRSPQWPVSNGEMEIKDGDLRTKQGFADFRVHVEFWLPNLPPDVTGQDRANSGVYLQERYEVQILDSYGDDTLADNEAGSIYTKKAPDVNAATPPETWQTYDITFRAARFDAAGNKTEDARISVVWNGVTVHDDVAVDGPTGGGAAEAATAGAIRLQDHGSKIRYRNVWVEPLT
- a CDS encoding GTPase-associated protein 1-related protein — translated: MSLGQLHYTSAPPGPDGSGFRFTALTPGLPQSVLREAEQLIGYEPPRNAPARPSADELDAFPRAFSYSELSDGSRLLARTVYTGADYSGRWGNFHAHAVHLAPGQQLPDGALPVSAWESPGWATATPEGGTPPPLSVLPPSSGLDRDGLIAFAASRAPWLAAVFTDLQRQAEDETAPQIVLVERDSADVARWVVLASTVLPRRAVHRLTFTTYTRRPHLAGQRIIGVLPDDAHGLAGSGRRHRVHDCTVPPSPDSPEPTPWAVAAARIWSAGALELFQYADRLPGDPFTPGPLSALALCAGIDLPSPHRTAAARWACEHPSELSQEELEGLVQTLAEPGYTPAEPRHTPVEPWHTPTEPGQTSAGPGHTPTEPWPTSAGPGHTPTEPWPTPTAPQPDVAPVPASTPPAETAALAELFARVGAGLRPEIAAPLAARLFTAAVRSAEPVRPPDRGALTDEVARRLAAELGPELRAGIADAAGGTGRPLRLLRVAGSLGVDYADLVPSLAHRLASALLADPSAYGGELDGTLADRPDLRSALLRELDTAAGAAPASVTVLLERAPLELESREALPYLRMCGWIARSPSGGGDGTGARDRTGELRAVLGAAGVSVVAHPPLLRIAFRLVWGAATPTPEEARYVLAEQGADLHRTAETWPFLVTAALNGLPGDPHTDELAHELLTAFPDRLPPRDRAALLLLEFARDLRAGGAEPGWVDRVLGLRRAAEPVNPPVLEHVFGRLARQLLHDPGPGRELDDLIRGNDADLCAAYEQVAREDSVRDRLLRDPHYLAARFVDWNAHPQAGGAWGKVRGPLLDGVLRPAARALGAQELAAVEAALTERGSRYADDFRAWNRPGALSRLGLRFGSRDSRTPGRRRGGDS
- a CDS encoding vWA domain-containing protein, with amino-acid sequence MANRPVHFIWLLDCSYSMQGEKIGQLNYAIREAVPEMRSVAHDNPAAQLLLRTLTFSTEARWHHKDPVPVDDFTWQDVQVDGMTNLGEALEMVSRELQTPPMPQRALKPVLALVSDGVPTDDWKSGLRALDATPWGKKAVRVAIAIGADADRSVLQEFLGNPELQPLDANSPKQLAAAIRWASTAAVKAASQPVASPTDTTVKQPPYAPPQLDDDDDDVW
- a CDS encoding TRAFAC clade GTPase domain-containing protein gives rise to the protein MGGLISAALWLTVAVWAGVCLFRAFWEFLALALRASAQGIGPRTTGTPDPRIPPVGAEPARRAYWSELLWVDAYTSTRTAASAVRHRLLGRWMAVTARRMFTGRQPSTGYRFDHWIARSVVRLLAPGTALGAITGALLASAVMVLVHLVMWLLAGLVWLAAVAGVAVLRGADRGVALVRGVRMKCPYPGCYRPFPLAVHRCPGCRTAHRELRPGRFGALWHLCSCGRRLTAVSLFGRDRLPVECPHCDRSLPSGIGRLRTVHIPVVGGTSSGKTMLMAAAVAGLHASAGRSALKVEFATADDRRDVVDLDGQLKQSGRVRKTQGGQPRALMLRISHRRGRRLLYLYDPMGESLYDVDSTRRQEYLAHADGVILVVDVLADPRVRRSFSADEEALARGANPSEPGPWETYQTFTGELPGLTGRRRGTRLPLAVVVTKRDVLDRIDRLRVPATGIGPWLATIGLDRLVRDLGHRFRTRRYWALSAYAATGTGPLVSEQQRAAEAVLWILARTGLRVGKLLPEESESLKAPPRAPRSARRPRPRPYRARARRPYKIVQPHDGARRDR
- a CDS encoding TRAFAC clade GTPase domain-containing protein, translated to MTTVICPYCFDRAPAARLPYRCLMTPNGVRGGTPCDAEPDDVWADFMGPGLPPSQRLRGPVFPAPRTLAALRGTSARQPCPRCGVATAVRVCRGCHNDFPGEYCDQDSRIIALVGAKASGKSTYVSVLVNELRGRVGREFTISLPAMGAETQRRDREMEEDLYERLRLPDTTRPAALGFNDPLLYRLSVPRRGRYARGSRHTTLVFFDAAGEDLKSAEAMARYTQYLAAADGIILLVDPLQLGSVRDRTGSADGPPLPAVETSPQQIASDLAVQLRSHGRSVSRGRVTTPMAVAVTKTDALRPLLGAHSPLLHNAPHTGGKHDDDDRLAVHEELRSLLSDWDSGVLCRQLENDFAELSYFGLSALGSPPPADAPADAPKSGPQPVRVEDPLLWLLGRRGLIPVRKGRKGREEDRLGDRRESRDLTGKADA